The proteins below are encoded in one region of Flavobacterium sp. IMCC34852:
- a CDS encoding T9SS type A sorting domain-containing protein, whose product MKIIKNNLGKSLLLLCLMMISLTGFSQVAGTHFTVSLANVTSTSTTMEFDVMLTVDGTGAAAAGVKLSAMSAGINYNTAIVNGGTVSCAYIGGKSAAIAGLINAASPSTVTPGHIRITASPLTIDTAFDVVNGTYTFGRYRLTNTASWTQNSNAQLWLQPNNIGKTNTAVNAFPFGATLGAASYSYSTTAPAGTPGVSLVYTQANTLSHDLNANCGITLQPVNPTICKATGGTASVSVTATGATGALYQWYTQTATGTTWTALANNANYSGTTTPTLNITRTTASVPAVGTKYRVVINGGICNNVTSDTVVLQEQTVLSKATAVSAKSSTNATLYPANTTCVGTTVNLTLAAGSIGNIQWQSSTDGITYNNVGGVIAQTALSAVNPALTLSSGVLTQDTWFRVVASNGICSSVNGVATKITVSSPAIAGTISGGDVTVCAYLASGTPLDLAGNLIPLPYTNSTVLTLNGNNGTVVWQKSINYTSASPTWSTVTTGVSGNQLTAANLTVDTWYRALVSNGACTATSPVVKITVNKAAKAGAVTATSNSVVTTGVCTGGDITFTSAPYVGTSNQWEVSTTSTTTGFTPVSGANGLVFTMNDVAYPPLSKFYVRNVVYSGSCTMARSAVKTITVNPITVAGTVTGGGVVCANGGGTLKLAGQVGKVQWEYSTDGVNFLTVPYWKTVSFVPTFFNPNNTTAFTTPSSSGTATSYIVSNLTANTYFRARVTSGSCATEYSNVVQYTIGTNAVAGTISAGNSTICPSTGTTLTLSGSTGAIQWQKASVSATTGLPGTFANINGQTNTTLATGNLTASTAYQAVVTIGACSTVTTAYFIVNVVAKPVAKPVTANVTSPAGSLAAPLCTTDASKVLTIGAGYVGAIQWQTSTTSTTTGFSDISGETATTYTIANPAVGANYYRASFTNSCGTVVYSAAVTVYYQACKTTTPEARVEKSPFAVVAYPNPYSENFNLSLTTSSEESVSVMVYDMTGKLVEQHEVSAANIAELQVGNRYPSGIYNVIITQGAEVKTLRVVKR is encoded by the coding sequence ATGAAAATTATAAAAAATAATTTAGGCAAGAGCTTATTGCTTCTTTGCTTAATGATGATTTCCTTAACAGGATTTTCTCAAGTTGCCGGGACTCACTTTACAGTGAGTCTGGCAAACGTAACTTCTACTTCCACGACTATGGAATTTGATGTTATGCTTACGGTAGATGGAACAGGAGCAGCTGCTGCTGGGGTTAAATTATCTGCTATGTCAGCAGGGATTAATTACAATACAGCTATTGTAAATGGTGGTACAGTTTCTTGTGCCTATATTGGTGGAAAAAGTGCTGCAATTGCAGGATTAATCAATGCTGCTTCACCAAGCACTGTTACGCCAGGGCATATCAGAATTACGGCTTCTCCCTTAACAATAGATACTGCATTTGATGTTGTTAACGGAACGTATACTTTTGGTAGATACCGATTGACAAATACCGCGAGTTGGACTCAGAATTCTAATGCTCAATTGTGGTTACAACCCAATAATATCGGTAAAACCAATACGGCTGTAAATGCTTTCCCATTTGGCGCAACTCTAGGAGCAGCATCATACTCATATTCAACTACTGCTCCGGCAGGTACGCCTGGAGTTAGTTTAGTGTATACTCAAGCCAATACTTTGAGCCATGATTTAAATGCTAATTGTGGGATTACTCTACAACCGGTTAATCCTACTATTTGTAAGGCAACCGGTGGAACTGCTTCCGTTTCTGTTACTGCTACAGGAGCTACAGGAGCATTATACCAATGGTATACACAAACAGCTACAGGAACTACTTGGACTGCTTTGGCAAATAATGCAAATTATTCAGGTACTACAACACCTACGTTAAATATAACAAGGACTACAGCTTCTGTTCCTGCAGTAGGAACAAAATACAGAGTTGTTATCAATGGTGGAATTTGTAATAATGTAACTTCTGATACTGTTGTTCTACAAGAACAAACAGTTTTGTCTAAAGCTACGGCTGTTTCAGCAAAGTCATCTACCAATGCTACTTTGTATCCGGCAAACACAACTTGTGTAGGAACTACTGTGAACTTAACATTGGCTGCCGGAAGTATCGGAAACATTCAATGGCAATCTTCTACAGATGGAATTACTTATAATAACGTTGGCGGTGTAATTGCTCAAACTGCTTTGTCAGCGGTTAATCCTGCGTTAACACTTAGTTCAGGAGTTTTAACACAAGATACTTGGTTCAGAGTTGTCGCTTCAAATGGTATTTGTTCTTCGGTTAATGGAGTTGCTACTAAAATTACCGTAAGTTCTCCTGCAATTGCGGGTACCATTAGTGGTGGAGATGTTACTGTTTGTGCTTATTTAGCATCAGGGACACCGCTTGATTTGGCAGGAAACCTTATTCCATTACCTTACACTAATAGTACAGTGCTTACATTAAATGGAAACAACGGTACAGTAGTTTGGCAAAAATCAATCAACTATACTTCAGCTTCTCCAACTTGGTCAACTGTAACTACAGGTGTTTCAGGTAATCAATTAACAGCAGCTAATTTAACTGTTGATACATGGTACAGAGCTTTGGTGTCAAATGGAGCATGTACTGCTACATCACCGGTTGTTAAGATAACTGTTAATAAAGCGGCAAAAGCCGGAGCAGTTACAGCAACCTCAAATAGTGTAGTTACAACAGGTGTTTGTACAGGAGGCGATATTACTTTTACTTCTGCTCCTTATGTTGGAACCTCAAATCAATGGGAAGTTTCAACTACTTCAACTACCACAGGTTTTACTCCTGTAAGTGGTGCAAACGGATTAGTATTTACAATGAATGATGTAGCTTATCCGCCACTTTCTAAGTTCTATGTTAGAAATGTAGTATACAGCGGATCTTGTACAATGGCAAGAAGTGCTGTTAAAACTATCACCGTAAATCCAATTACAGTTGCTGGAACAGTAACCGGAGGTGGTGTTGTTTGTGCAAATGGTGGCGGAACGTTGAAACTTGCAGGTCAAGTAGGAAAAGTACAATGGGAATATTCTACAGATGGTGTAAACTTTTTAACAGTACCTTATTGGAAAACAGTTTCATTTGTACCAACATTCTTCAACCCTAACAATACTACAGCGTTTACTACGCCGTCTTCATCAGGTACAGCAACAAGTTACATAGTATCAAACCTTACGGCTAATACCTATTTCAGAGCTAGAGTAACTAGCGGTTCATGTGCTACAGAATACAGTAATGTTGTTCAATATACCATTGGAACTAACGCTGTAGCAGGAACTATTTCTGCAGGAAATTCTACAATATGTCCGTCTACAGGAACTACTTTAACTTTATCTGGTTCTACCGGAGCTATTCAATGGCAAAAAGCAAGTGTTTCTGCTACAACCGGATTACCTGGAACTTTTGCTAATATAAACGGACAAACCAATACAACTTTAGCAACTGGTAACTTGACGGCTTCAACGGCTTATCAGGCAGTAGTTACAATTGGGGCATGTTCTACAGTAACTACAGCTTATTTTATTGTAAATGTTGTTGCAAAACCAGTTGCCAAGCCAGTTACAGCCAATGTAACTTCTCCAGCGGGTTCTCTAGCGGCGCCATTATGTACAACTGATGCTTCAAAAGTATTGACTATTGGTGCTGGTTATGTTGGTGCTATTCAATGGCAAACATCAACTACATCAACAACAACAGGATTTAGTGATATTTCTGGTGAAACCGCAACAACTTATACTATTGCTAATCCGGCAGTAGGAGCAAACTATTACAGAGCTTCATTTACCAACAGTTGTGGAACTGTGGTTTACAGTGCTGCGGTAACAGTTTATTACCAAGCTTGTAAAACTACTACGCCTGAGGCACGTGTTGAGAAATCTCCTTTTGCAGTAGTAGCTTATCCAAATCCTTACAGTGAAAACTTCAATTTAAGTTTGACTACTTCAAGCGAAGAGAGTGTAAGTGT